In Microvenator marinus, one genomic interval encodes:
- a CDS encoding tetratricopeptide repeat protein has protein sequence MKNAFSPLSIQDFQRLANACGIPLSSDDLVQLHRRQFFKLEEGFEFCSLHLFTAAIYLEAVTVIRHPWATRAAERRVEDVKARSIELERVLQAIRGAKATPEDAQSAASILLDIERFLAEVDPFGPIGNIIDVLRPEVIQQLRGKGRLYAELRKAAAELAECLEDMTPEEHEPNTGEFTDEDPRKTASLDISELETTDSPRTVHERATVERSIADEKDSFDEDEDHREATELIEVDESRQTVRTQSLMSRLEDLKRKETPEPPADLEAQIAELNQLRETYIQDQNWPALAELYESRIELFEDPAERQQIHLSLGAIYESKLANPRKAFESFVFAVETGGPATDKALEGLKRTGQHADAKNSYRAWLEDRISKDLATIEKRTANLELARVLKEDGESQRAFLLFAAFLASEPETHITTETLATLESLSEEQGEEALDEFLNDILEATSNPRVVELVGLRGAMSYLSRSQNLLAIRNLRKVLEVAPNNEVAFSNLSRLYEAENNFGDLASIIRARLTRAPADLRPNLEAALEKAYEGELKADPDAVSRWTHLLDQSPDDEVALRRAIFGFATHSRHAECYSFLSGLATNVKTDEQRSRILIKLADIALNHLDAPEECREYLESALELTGTSTDILGGFVDLHMHNEEFINAVAGVESLLSISENLSREEKLEWLQVGVEAAELAYRDEEKEKFLAQIREIESTHI, from the coding sequence GTGAAAAACGCATTTTCCCCCTTATCCATTCAAGATTTCCAACGACTGGCAAATGCTTGCGGAATTCCGTTGTCCTCGGATGACTTGGTTCAACTGCACAGAAGACAGTTTTTCAAACTCGAAGAGGGCTTTGAGTTTTGCTCGCTGCACCTCTTCACAGCCGCAATCTATCTGGAAGCTGTGACGGTCATCCGTCACCCCTGGGCGACTCGCGCGGCAGAGAGACGCGTTGAAGACGTAAAGGCACGTTCTATTGAGTTGGAGCGGGTGCTGCAGGCCATTCGCGGCGCAAAGGCAACGCCCGAAGACGCGCAATCCGCAGCGAGCATCCTCCTCGACATCGAACGCTTTCTTGCAGAAGTAGACCCCTTCGGGCCGATCGGAAATATCATCGATGTTCTGCGGCCTGAGGTGATCCAACAACTTCGAGGAAAAGGCAGACTCTACGCAGAATTGCGAAAGGCAGCGGCTGAACTCGCAGAATGTCTTGAAGACATGACGCCAGAAGAACACGAACCAAACACTGGGGAATTCACCGATGAAGACCCCAGAAAAACGGCCTCGCTGGATATATCAGAACTCGAAACCACAGACAGCCCGCGTACGGTGCACGAGCGAGCAACCGTTGAGCGCAGCATCGCCGACGAAAAGGACTCTTTCGATGAAGATGAAGACCATCGCGAGGCCACCGAACTCATTGAAGTGGATGAGTCCAGACAAACCGTCAGAACACAGTCGTTGATGTCCAGACTCGAAGACCTCAAGCGCAAAGAAACACCTGAGCCTCCTGCCGATTTGGAAGCTCAAATTGCGGAACTTAATCAACTCCGAGAAACTTACATTCAAGATCAAAACTGGCCCGCGCTTGCCGAGCTCTATGAATCTAGAATTGAGCTCTTCGAAGATCCGGCTGAGAGACAGCAGATTCACCTTTCGCTTGGAGCGATCTACGAGTCAAAACTCGCCAATCCTAGAAAGGCCTTTGAATCGTTCGTTTTTGCTGTGGAAACAGGCGGTCCAGCCACCGATAAGGCCCTCGAAGGACTCAAGCGTACTGGCCAGCACGCTGACGCGAAGAACTCCTATCGCGCATGGTTAGAAGACCGAATCTCCAAAGACCTCGCTACCATTGAGAAGCGAACAGCCAACCTTGAACTCGCGAGGGTGCTCAAGGAGGACGGCGAATCCCAACGCGCATTCTTGCTCTTTGCCGCATTTCTCGCGTCTGAGCCCGAGACACATATCACCACCGAAACATTGGCCACGCTCGAATCTTTGAGCGAAGAACAAGGCGAAGAAGCGCTTGATGAGTTCTTAAATGATATCTTGGAAGCTACCTCGAACCCACGAGTGGTCGAGCTCGTCGGATTGCGCGGCGCAATGTCCTATTTGAGCCGTTCCCAGAACCTGCTCGCGATTCGAAACCTCCGGAAGGTTCTTGAAGTTGCTCCGAACAACGAAGTTGCGTTCTCCAATCTTTCCAGACTCTACGAGGCCGAGAACAATTTTGGAGACCTTGCCTCGATCATTCGAGCGCGTTTGACCCGAGCACCTGCAGACCTGAGACCCAATCTTGAAGCGGCACTTGAGAAGGCCTACGAGGGAGAGCTAAAGGCCGACCCTGACGCGGTATCGCGGTGGACGCATCTCCTAGACCAGTCACCGGATGACGAAGTCGCGTTGCGACGAGCCATTTTCGGGTTCGCAACTCACTCAAGACACGCCGAATGTTATAGTTTTCTCTCAGGCCTTGCGACGAACGTAAAGACCGACGAGCAGCGATCCCGTATTCTGATCAAACTCGCCGACATCGCGTTGAATCATCTTGATGCCCCCGAGGAATGCCGAGAGTACCTTGAATCTGCCCTCGAGCTCACAGGCACCAGCACGGACATCCTCGGAGGATTTGTCGATCTTCACATGCATAATGAGGAATTCATTAACGCTGTGGCGGGAGTCGAGTCGCTCTTGTCTATTTCTGAGAACCTCTCTCGAGAAGAGAAACTCGAA
- the truD gene encoding tRNA pseudouridine(13) synthase TruD: MTDHLDLNTLLATPYLTSDLPGIGGKIRSTMEDFLVDEVPLYLPCGEGEHLYLKVKKSGLNTQDVVKELAQIFNIHPKDFGVAGQKDKYAITQQWISLPFRGTGLETPEEATNIKAEGFEVLEAHLHANKLKMGHLKANRFEITIRTDTPEAPERIESLLDAIRAKGIPNYYGQQRFGNRNNTFIMGWNALVKSEIAPPLRKNSKLKRFALNSVQSAIFNRVLAERVLGDELHKAVPGDILEKKEGGLLRVDEENLAEASGYVQNGEMSPTGPMVGSRMLEPNDEVRRRESAAQADFEVEDSHLEAYRSLLRGERRVLRIVPEDLELLEANAEFIRIGFLLPSGAYATVLLRELMKADTY; this comes from the coding sequence ATGACCGATCATCTCGACCTCAATACATTACTCGCCACACCTTACCTTACTTCGGACCTACCCGGTATCGGGGGGAAGATTCGTTCGACAATGGAGGATTTTCTCGTTGACGAGGTTCCACTCTATTTGCCGTGCGGAGAGGGTGAACACCTCTACCTCAAAGTCAAGAAGAGCGGCCTGAACACCCAAGACGTGGTCAAAGAGCTGGCTCAGATTTTCAACATCCATCCCAAGGATTTTGGGGTTGCTGGCCAAAAGGACAAATACGCCATCACCCAACAATGGATTTCGCTACCATTTAGGGGAACAGGGCTCGAAACCCCCGAAGAGGCCACGAATATCAAGGCTGAAGGTTTTGAAGTCCTCGAGGCTCACCTGCACGCCAACAAGCTAAAGATGGGGCATCTCAAAGCCAACAGGTTCGAAATCACGATCCGGACAGACACCCCAGAAGCCCCCGAGCGCATCGAGTCACTACTCGACGCGATACGCGCTAAAGGCATCCCAAACTACTATGGGCAACAGCGTTTTGGGAACCGGAACAACACATTCATCATGGGTTGGAACGCCCTCGTGAAGTCCGAGATTGCTCCTCCGCTCCGTAAGAACTCCAAATTGAAGCGGTTCGCACTCAATTCGGTACAAAGTGCAATCTTCAATCGCGTGTTAGCCGAGCGAGTCTTGGGAGACGAGCTGCATAAGGCGGTGCCAGGCGACATACTTGAGAAGAAGGAAGGCGGCCTCCTACGAGTGGACGAGGAAAATCTAGCAGAAGCTTCAGGCTATGTTCAGAACGGAGAGATGTCTCCCACAGGCCCGATGGTTGGATCTCGCATGCTCGAACCCAACGATGAAGTTCGTAGACGAGAGAGTGCGGCGCAGGCGGATTTCGAAGTGGAAGACTCGCATCTCGAGGCGTATCGCTCACTCTTGCGGGGTGAGCGACGAGTGCTTCGAATCGTCCCTGAGGATTTGGAACTCCTTGAGGCCAATGCAGAGTTCATACGCATAGGATTTCTGCTTCCCTCAGGGGCATATGCCACGGTATTATTACGAGAACTCATGAAAGCTGATACTTACTGA
- a CDS encoding HD domain-containing protein, translating into MIGHNRLVETEGARLSTERFEERRRVLEEEVANGERTIPVGGLRVPDGLSIAQSLSDITDEWLRTLWNEASGDAIGGRLVALGGYGRQELSWSSDVDLVIEVDEAEWESPELVESVERFMAWCREPRVKVAHAVRVSSHLIPEFRNDFRTAVAYLDARPLGADDALQRKEIAAEFLRDEDQGIGFVDDLMVGYRARLQRFGQTIYRLEPELKNGPGGLRDLHSILWGAEARFNSLSGAPGVDSSTLQDLRAARAWILGLRLLIHLRHGRKQDRLNFPDQEWLAEKLLDHGEMRERAEALMRSHYETTKSVSRHAERLLRLWGTQDQKERNLAGGFIAGETTLSWEGASFSADNVIDGLELASREDLFVNAELETHMLNSLRDWTPNQKQIERVSKLLFDHQTSRLTSTRILDLGVLTEVVPEFSPLVCHVQHDVYHVYTTDVHSVRCLEAGRDLLNNQGEIVEKWPSVFELVDGVEKDVFLAACLFHDIGKNRGGGHSEKGARLMVDVAPRLGFGPDAAQTLVFLVREHLTLAHAARRRDTQDPKLIRELANLVRTTRTLRTLTLLTFCDMATVGDNVLTDWNASLLLGLHHRIEQMLVHGAEDTWQRNESRIREIEEWLLEEGHVSGHVERFLRDVPSAHLVETPAQALGRQFLAYEASMATTPIVVTSNLEDEGVTEVIVATIDRPGTLARITGTISANGLTILGARIVSTHNGKTLDIFQVEKSGGHGAWSGGSEPLGARRAAKLEEQLKGVLSGELDVRELLDKRLSEGKLGRKPTPAVDQKVEILEISEEFTVFEISAEDRIGLLYEIASALENSGVDIQLSKIDSVGTQVVDTFYVEELSGGALSPQRAQEVKTSLERVIGKRSE; encoded by the coding sequence ATGATCGGTCATAATCGATTGGTGGAAACAGAAGGGGCAAGGCTTAGCACAGAGCGATTTGAGGAGCGACGGCGAGTTCTCGAAGAGGAGGTGGCCAACGGTGAACGCACGATTCCTGTGGGCGGGCTCAGGGTGCCGGACGGCTTGTCGATTGCCCAGAGCCTAAGCGATATCACAGACGAATGGCTAAGAACCTTGTGGAATGAAGCAAGTGGCGACGCTATAGGCGGGAGGCTCGTAGCGCTCGGCGGTTATGGGCGCCAGGAACTCAGCTGGTCGAGTGACGTAGACCTTGTGATTGAGGTCGACGAGGCTGAGTGGGAATCACCTGAGCTCGTAGAATCCGTGGAGAGGTTCATGGCGTGGTGTCGTGAGCCGCGCGTCAAAGTGGCTCACGCCGTCAGGGTTTCATCGCATTTGATTCCCGAGTTTCGCAATGATTTTCGCACGGCCGTGGCCTACCTGGACGCAAGACCCCTCGGTGCTGACGATGCACTTCAGCGAAAGGAGATTGCAGCCGAGTTTCTGCGTGATGAAGACCAGGGGATCGGTTTCGTGGACGACTTGATGGTGGGTTATCGCGCGCGTCTACAGCGCTTTGGTCAGACCATTTATCGGCTCGAACCGGAACTCAAGAATGGGCCTGGTGGATTGAGGGATCTACATTCGATTCTCTGGGGCGCTGAGGCCCGCTTTAACTCGCTTTCCGGTGCTCCGGGCGTGGACTCAAGCACCTTGCAGGACTTGCGGGCAGCACGCGCGTGGATCCTTGGACTGAGATTGCTGATTCACCTTCGTCATGGTCGAAAGCAAGATAGACTCAATTTTCCCGACCAGGAGTGGTTGGCGGAGAAGCTTTTGGACCACGGGGAGATGCGCGAGCGCGCCGAGGCTCTGATGCGCTCTCATTATGAGACCACGAAGAGTGTGTCCAGGCATGCCGAAAGACTCTTGAGGCTCTGGGGTACCCAAGATCAAAAGGAGCGCAACCTGGCCGGTGGGTTCATCGCAGGGGAGACAACCCTTTCATGGGAGGGAGCGTCTTTTTCGGCGGATAATGTGATTGACGGTCTTGAATTGGCGAGCCGAGAAGACCTCTTTGTGAACGCCGAACTCGAAACGCATATGCTCAACAGTTTGCGCGATTGGACGCCAAATCAAAAGCAAATCGAGCGAGTCTCGAAGCTCCTCTTTGACCATCAAACATCTAGGCTTACTTCGACACGGATTCTCGACCTGGGCGTTTTAACCGAGGTAGTGCCGGAGTTTTCTCCGCTTGTATGTCATGTCCAGCACGATGTTTATCACGTCTACACAACGGACGTTCATAGTGTGCGATGCCTCGAAGCAGGTCGCGATCTCCTCAATAATCAGGGTGAAATCGTCGAGAAATGGCCGAGTGTTTTTGAGCTTGTCGATGGCGTGGAAAAGGACGTGTTTCTAGCGGCCTGTTTGTTCCACGATATCGGGAAGAACCGAGGCGGTGGTCATTCCGAAAAAGGCGCTCGATTGATGGTGGATGTGGCGCCGCGGCTCGGCTTTGGACCTGACGCAGCACAGACTCTCGTGTTTTTGGTCCGTGAACACCTAACGCTCGCCCATGCTGCTCGGCGTCGTGACACGCAAGATCCGAAGTTGATTCGAGAGTTGGCGAATTTGGTGCGAACCACGCGCACGTTAAGAACGCTTACGCTTCTCACGTTTTGCGATATGGCGACGGTGGGAGACAACGTGCTCACGGACTGGAATGCCTCGTTATTGCTGGGCCTACACCATCGCATCGAACAGATGTTGGTGCATGGCGCAGAAGATACCTGGCAGCGAAACGAATCGCGGATTCGAGAGATCGAGGAATGGTTGCTTGAGGAAGGCCATGTTTCGGGGCATGTCGAGCGCTTTTTGAGAGATGTTCCAAGCGCCCACCTCGTGGAGACTCCGGCCCAGGCTTTGGGGCGGCAATTCTTGGCCTACGAAGCGTCCATGGCCACAACACCAATTGTAGTGACTTCAAATCTCGAGGACGAAGGTGTGACCGAAGTGATCGTCGCGACGATCGACCGACCAGGAACTTTGGCGCGAATCACTGGAACAATATCAGCTAATGGCCTCACGATTCTTGGTGCAAGGATTGTTTCTACCCACAACGGAAAAACGCTGGATATTTTTCAGGTAGAGAAGTCGGGCGGTCATGGGGCATGGTCTGGGGGCAGTGAGCCGCTGGGGGCGCGTCGCGCGGCAAAACTTGAGGAACAATTGAAAGGGGTGTTGAGCGGGGAGTTGGATGTTCGAGAGCTTTTGGACAAGCGCTTGAGCGAGGGTAAATTGGGCCGCAAACCGACGCCTGCAGTTGACCAAAAAGTAGAGATTCTGGAAATCAGCGAAGAATTTACTGTGTTTGAGATTTCTGCAGAAGATCGCATTGGTTTGCTCTATGAGATAGCGAGTGCCCTTGAGAACTCGGGGGTTGATATCCAACTCTCGAAGATCGACTCCGTTGGCACGCAGGTCGTTGATACATTTTATGTGGAAGAACTTAGTGGAGGCGCTCTGAGTCCCCAACGGGCTCAAGAGGTCAAAACATCATTGGAACGCGTTATAGGAAAGAGGTCAGAATGA